Part of the Capsicum annuum cultivar UCD-10X-F1 chromosome 12, UCD10Xv1.1, whole genome shotgun sequence genome is shown below.
tccgcaaataacatacaccaaggcacctcgccttgaatactccgcgtctacacgtccatcaccaacgcaaaaagGAACGGACTAATagttgatccctgatgcaaccctgacTTGACCGGAAACTGCTCTGAGTCACCTCCCGCGGTCCTCACTCgggtcttccctccatcgtacatgtccttaatagctctgatgtacgccaccggaaCCCCTcttacctccaagcatctccaaaggacCTCCCTCGGGACTTTATCATACACCTTTTccaagtcgatgaacaccatgtgtaaagCCCTCTTTCTTTCTccatactgctccaccaatctccttaccaggtggattgcctctgtcgtcgagcgaccgggcataaatccaaactgattctccgaaacGGACACGACCCTgctcaatctccgctcaaccactctctcccaaatcttcatagtgtgactcaacaacttaataccccagTCTAATGGTTTCTAAATTTCCTTTGTTGTGGGACGATATATCTAATATTCTAACACAACGCTTCAAGCTCAAATATGGAAAAGTCACCTTCACTGTCCAAACTAATAATGTGGAATAGGACCATGAGCTGATGAAAGGATATAACAGAAAGAATGTATCACCAAGATACACTATCAAGGTGGATGTAAGAAAGGCATATGACTCAGTAGAATGGCCTTTCCTGAAAATGGTGTTGCTAGAATATGGTTTGCCTACAAAGCTGGTGGAGTTGATCATGACTTGTGTTACAACAGTCAGTTACTCTCTGATCCTCAATGGTGGGCTCACATCCAGTTTTCAAGCAAGAAAAAGGCTAAGACAAGGTGACCCCCTATCCCCCTACTTATTTGTCCTAGTCATGGAATACCTAAACAGGGCACTGAAGAGATTACAGAGTATACCAGCCTTTAACTTTCATCCGAGATATGAGAAGCTGGGACTAGTCCATATATGCTTTGCAGATGACCTACTTATGTGTTGTAGGGCTGATAAAGAATCCCTTGAGTTGATGCTACACTGCTTTGAACACTTCTCCAAGGTATCACAAGGTATCACAGGCAAACATGGACAAGAGTTGTTTATATGTAGCTGGAATATCCAATGAATTCAAACAAAAGATATTGTTAACATACAAATTTTGCTTGGGATCCATGCCTTTTAAATACTTAGGGGTACCACTGGGAGCTGGGAAACTAAAGATCCAGTAATATATGCCCCTAGTGGAAAAAATAACAGCAAAAGTGAAGTGTCGGACATCAAGATTCCTATCATATGGAGGTAGAGTACAACTAATCAAAAGTTTGTTATTTGAAATGCAAACATATTGGTCACAGGTCTTCCTGCTTCAAAAAAAAGTGATATCCATGGTGACAGCAATATGCAGGGATTTTCTATGGCATGGGGCTGATGCTCAATCACACAGAGCACCAATAGCATGGGCTACACTGTGCCAAACTAAAGAGACTGGTGGGCTAAACATATTAGATTTCTGTATGTGGGAGCAGCAATTTGCAAACTCCTGTgtgatacaatgctaagtgtgtatcaagagattccagccaacacaagaacaacaagatgaacaacaaagtgctagtgaatcgaaaatggccacacacggcttcactaggcttgcaacacttgtttgaactagaaaagtgagtttaaaaacaagaacaacaaagacaatattgctagtgaatcgaaagagccccacacggcttcactagacttttatattcaacaacacaatgttaacaagatttacaaagaaagagatagaaaattgacacacaatattcattaatctaagaacacctaacaagagaaaggaccctaagactaataaatatcaataccaagtccttacttggaccaagaggaactcaaagaacctcaagaaccaAGTTTCttgccaagatacaacactagtatcactctactagtgagaatttggttttggcctctccaaatgatgagaaagataagtcaaaatttacaagtctttgtttcttgaataataggaatgaactaaagcaagactagccctattacatggcttatatagtcacttagaaaggagggacaaagaccaaattacccttggcatttaagtgggtgggtttggggtgtcttggtgggcctctttacattttattaaatataggcccttagatgggctcacaacggcctcacacatggccaagaatgtgaacaagacttggagtcgttgcaactcacgtgcttggcttcgtgtgaaaggtctcgagctaggaattcccgtatcattGTGGGCACTAGCTCTGAATGAAGATACACTCTGGATATAGTGGGTACACAACTTCTACATAAAGAAGAACACCTGCGAGGACATACCAGCACCTAAGCAGGCAAGCTGGATAGTGAGAAAGATTTTTTATGCTAGAAAATGGCTTCTAACTGGGGGTACCACTGACATGACTACTACACTTCAGCAATGTTGCAGCAAGGGGAAGTACAGCATCAGCAAAACTTACAGAACCATGATGTCGCAGCAAGCAAGTGTCGAGTGGAAACAATTAGCCATGCTGAAAGGTCTAATCCCTAGACATCAATTCATCATGTGGATAGTTATCAGAAGAGTGGTTGGATAATGGATAGTTATCGAATAAGTAATGGAACAGCATTGGAAGAGTCACGAAAAACAGGTGTATTGCTATCGGATGATCACTTGAATAAGGCAAAATCAGAGGAAACGCACTGCTGCCACTATAGCGGTAAAAGGAGATGCAATGCCACTGAATGAACATTGGAAAAGAGTCATGGTATCACTAGAGCGAACACTGGAAAGAGATTGAAATAGTGAAACTAggaagaagaatgaaaattttGGCCGATGGAGCAGCTGTAGCTGAAATAACTTACGTCCTTACCAAAATCGTCCATACTCTGACACCATATGAGTAATAAGAGGAGATTGGGAGAATATTTTGAACTAGTCCACTATCCAGGAGCGGTTATAGATAGCTTAGGCAATACACAAGATTCTGACATTATAACATTATACCGGTCAAGTTGGATCGTGGAATTGAATGAACCTATGCACATTGAAATTCTAATGACATGAGGTCAGAAGCTTTGCTTCATAAACAGGTAAAGGTCTGGGATTGATTTTTATGGAAATACTCCATTTCCAGGAGGTCCAATAAGGCTTCAACTATACAAATCATTTCTGTCATGcagacaaataaataaaattagtaaaAGTTCAAAGTGATTTTGTTCTTGAATAGCAGTAGATCATGATAATCTCTGAAGCAAATAAAACATTACCTTACATGTAGCAATCAAATCATCCAATGTGGCATTAATCAACTTGAGAGCTGCATTGACCTTTTTCAGCTTTGGAGAGATATCTTTCCAGATGGGTATTTCCCAAACTGGAATCGGTGCAGTACTGCGATCTTCTGCTTCCCTAAGTACTGTATATACAGCCTGAACAAGACAAAATCACAAGCACAGGTACAATTGCTGctgttaaaaatatataaaatttgcaATATCTGCAACAAAATAGACTAAACAAGTAAATTGATACAAGCAAAAGTAGTACCTCCACAATACCATTGTCTATGGTTAACGagtcaaaatcataattaaatacaGCTTTTCCAATGATGTCTAATGTTAGACGGGAGAATAGTGATTCCATCTCTACATCTTCTCCATCAGATGCAGCAACATCAATCTTTTTGCACAACCTGTCGGTTGCTTTTCCAAATAAGCCAATCATAGCTGCTACATACTACAATCAGCAATGGAAAATGATGACAATAGTAACAATTTAGAAGGATTTTACCTTCTCACTTAACGCTACAGAAACAAAGTACCTCCAaagaaatagagaggttgtttccaatagaccccgactcaagatagagaatagtaagcaAGAGCGTAATGCACCATTAAACATGGTGGGtggcataacataaaaggaataagacatactaaaaataaaatagaaatcagagcaatatgaaataagataaataagcgcaatatgaaataagagataagaaatatgGCATCCGGAAAGTACGACCCCTACCTATGGACACGGTCCTGGGATTACTAACCCAGCTATACATGAGCTCTTCTACTACTAGCTACAACCCACGCACGCgacctagccttctacccttatccgcgacctccacaccttcctatctagggtcatgtcctccgtaagctgtagctgctccatctcatgtctaatcacttccctccaatacttcttcggcctacctctcctTCTCCGAaagccatccaacgctagcctctcacacctacgaactggggcatccgtgcccctcctcatcacatgcccaaaccatctcagccttccttcccgcatcttgtcctccaccgaagccactcccaccttctcccagactatctcattccgaactctatcccctctagtaagtccacacatccaacgcaacattctcatttccaccaccttcaatttttgaatgtgggagttcttgactggccaacactctgctccatataacatagctagacggactgccactttatagaatttgcctttaagcttaagtggcaccttcttatcacacaacacacccgaggcgagcctccacttcatccaacctgctctaaTATGGttagagatatcctcatcaatctcgccattcccttgaatcatagacccaagatacttaaaactatccctcttacaaacatcctgggaatccagcctcaccaccacatcgtcctcctgcctcaagttgCTAAACctgcattccatatactccatcttggacctactcaacctgaaccccttggactccagggtttgcctccaaacctccaatttttcattcacaccccctcgcgtttcgtcaatcaacactacatcatccgcaaacaACATACATCATGGAACTTCCCCTTGAATacgtcgcgtcaacacatccatcactaacGCAAACAGGAATGGGCTAAGAGTCaaaccctgatgcaaccctgtctcgacTGAAAAATGTTCTAAGTCCCCTCCCGCCGTTCTTACCCgagtctttcctccatcgtacatatccttaatagctctgatgtacaccACCAAGACCCCTCTtgcctctaagcatctccaaagaacctccctagggactttgtcataagccttctccaagtcgatgaacaccatgcgcaaatccctctttctttccctatactgttccaccaatctcctcaccaggtgtATTGTCTCTGTCGTTGAGTGACCGGGCAttaaaccaaactgattctctgaaATGGACACGATCTTCCTTAAtctccgctccaccaccctctcccaaatcttcatagtatgactcagcAGCTTGATACTCTTATAGTTGGTGCAACTCTAAATGTACCCCTTGTTTTTGTATgaaggaatcatcgtactccacctccagGCTTCAGGCATCCTCGTCGTCTTGAAAATGCCATTAAACAAATCAGTTAACCACCTTAACCCTGCCCTACctgaaaacttccaaaaatccaccggaatctcatcaggccccgtcgcccttcCCCTCCGCATCGTACGAATAGCTTCTCTGACCTCCTCAACTTTAAAGCGTCTACAATAACCGAAATCACGTCTCTCCTCCGAGTGTTCCAACTCAcctaactcaatgcctctgtcccctTCCTCGTTCAAAAGCCTATGGAAATACTCCCGCCATCTCTTTTTAATATGggcatcctccaccaaaactctaccatcctcccccttaatgcacttcacttggttgAGGTCccgacccttccgctccctagtcatagcaagcctatacaacctctttttcCCGCCTTTcacctctaaccccgcatacaagctcacTTACGCtacagaaaaaaaaagaaaaaacaaataaaatagaagagCAAATTAGCTCATATGAATTCAGTAAGAGGCGAACTGACAACAATAAGACAGAAGAATAAGCCCCAAGAAGTAGAACAATTGCATTGATACCTTTTGATGCAATGCTGGTACAATGGCACGCCGCCTGACACGCCAAATTTCTCCATCTGCAGGTATAAGTCCCTTCCCCATCACAAAGTTCAATATTTCAGCTAGGATACCCTGGAGATGGAGGAGTCAGAAGATATcatcttttgaattttgagttgattATTTGTTCAGTCACCCTTCATATTCACAACAAACTAATAAGAGTACAGACAGCAAATTGATTTACCTTAGAATAAgcttttgaattatctttcagtATGTGCTTGGCTATCGATGGATCAGAAACTATTAAGAAAGACTGCAAAAAATGTCAAATCATCAAAAAATCACACAAAGAGTCTGACTGACTTTAAAATACACAAGTGAAAAACATAGATTTTGATGCAAATGAACAAACCTTGGGACCAAAAATCAACCGGAAAATTCCACCATAAGTAAGGTAAAGCTCATAAAGTGGGATGAAGAATGGCTCTTCCCGAATAGCGCTGATGGATCCTTTTGCCTCTGGAATGCGAGGCCCCAGCTGTAGAGAgaagaactcaagaaactccttTGGTACACCCAATTTAGACAAACCATTTTTGAGCAATGAAGGGAATCTACAATTTAGCAACAGAATAACTTCAAGTCCTATTATTGTCAGCTAAAGATAGAAATATGTTGCGTTAAAAGAACTTATCGAATTAAGTGGTTAGCTAAAGTTCACGAGCCTCAATAAGGAACAAACTGCTAATTAGATATATCAGCATGGTCTTCTGTTTCCTGAACATCTGAATAAGGAAAATATTCTCTCTAAGTAGGAATCCTGAAACAGCTAGTCAGCTAGATAATGCATGAATTGACATCACTAAGTGCTCCACAATTTAAGATTGATGACTGAacatgtgaaaaataaaaaacacacaGAAAATAATTAAGAGACTGACTGGAGACTAATTCCACAAGCCTGATTCCTTTTATAGGCACACTTTTACAAAGTATATAACTGCATATTTCCGGCATGGGAAACTTTCAGAGGATAGATATGAGACATGGCTATCTACAATCTACATTTAACTTTCAAACACTCCTCACTCCGGTGCATACGAGTCGTATATACCGAGCTTATCAGATACGTTATTGATTCAAGGATTGGTAAGGTGCTTGATAAATATATCTACAAGATATTCAACTTCCAAAATTTCAAGTCTCCTCAGATTCCTTTTCTCCAATAAAGTGACAATTGAGTTTTGTGTGATTAGTTCTCCTGTGAAAGACCAGATTTGGTGCAATATAAAAAGCAACTTAATAATCACTCAAATTTCCATCTGATTGACCTCTCTCTAAACTTCAATTCTTGAGCAATTATTTGATCCATATAAGTTTAGAAGTGGCACCATTCAATATTCTGTGCTTTCACTGGATATGGcaactaaatttttttcttacactTCTAAAGCACCGAAGTACCtcgataaaaaaaaatatccaaagtTGGAGCACCAATTAAAATGTGACCATGCCTGATTTCATTTGTATATCTAAAAATCTGCTCATATCCTGCATTCTCATACAGTAATCCTTGTCCTGAAatagattttatatattgaaagaCACAAACACTGAATCCTAATGAGTATCACATGGAGAGTCCATAAACCAGCTTAAAACACTTACCTGAAAAGCAATATCATGTCAACTTATCGCGAGATAATTTAACTTGCTAACAACTTCTGTCTCTCAGGATCACCAAGAGCCTCCCTGACTTGTTGGAAGCTTAATCAATGAATTTTTCCCCTTAAAGTATTTGTTTTTCTCTTACAATTCAGAGAAAAAACATGTCCAGtgaaaaatataatcatattgaGTAAAAGGttcatatcatcattatcataaagtTGTTTGCATATTCCAAATAGTCCTAACGATATATCAATCAATGCAATGTGTATAAtatgaaaagattttttttttcttttagggggtggggggtgggggggggtgGTAAATGTGGTGACCGAACGAGCTTGCGCGCGTCtagactaattccacgggatacatGTCACTTCCAACCTACAACATGTATCAGGTCTGTCCACAAAGTTTATAATAGATGGAAACATCGAGCATTTTTGTGACCCCGAGACCGCATGGTTCTCACACACTTGATTAACCACTAGGCACGTCCTTGGTGCTAATATGAAATTAAAGAATTATACACTTAAAACAACTAATAAGACCAATAAATTTGACTATAGCTCTTTCATTATAGGATTTGTTTGTTCATCAAAACCAATACTAGCCATATAAAGATTATCCATTACTGACTACAGTGTAAGTGAAGATACCCAGGTTGTTCAACAGTGAATTCGCCGGAAGCAATACGAGCAGATAATTCAGCTCGCCGCTTAGCTTGTAGAAGCTTCTCCACCTCCTTAACTCCTTCGTCTACCGACTCAGGCTCTCTTCCATTTGAAGAATACCTTATTGTAAAATGTCCTGCACTAGcaaaataatgaaggaaaaatcccatctcaatatacatatatatatatataaatatatatatatacatacaaagaaaaaaaagtaaggataTAAAATGATATGCAAGTACCATTGAATTTACGAGATGAAGTTGGTTTGAATGTAGAGGAAAGGCGTGTTGGAGAGCGAGTTGGGAATTGAAAAAGTGGAAGAGGAGAAGCCATGAAAGAGAAAATGGAGAGTGTATTTAGGAGTGAAGTTAACAATGTGGAGAAAATGGAGATAAGGGAAAGTGTATTTAGGAGTGAAGTTAACAATGTGGAGAAAATGGAGATAAGGGAAAGTGTATTTAGGAGTGAAGTTAACAATGTGGCGCACTCAACAACCGCTAAAAACGGAGAGAGAAACGAAATCTTATTTGGATTGAGGgggaaaaaattacttttaaattaCTACTATTATTTGGGTTATGGAGTGTTTTCGTGTAAAGATAGTGGCAGCCGTTCGGAAGTATCTTTGTTTTGGTTATGCCAACTAAGGAAATTTGGACCAAGCCGTGTTTGGTGGAGCCTGGAGGTTAAATTTGCTGTCTTGGAATCCATGGGAGGTTAAGGAAGATGAG
Proteins encoded:
- the LOC107850957 gene encoding protein LUTEIN DEFICIENT 5, chloroplastic isoform X1, which codes for MASPLPLFQFPTRSPTRLSSTFKPTSSRKFNGHFTIRYSSNGREPESVDEGVKEVEKLLQAKRRAELSARIASGEFTVEQPGFPSLLKNGLSKLGVPKEFLEFFSLQLGPRIPEAKGSISAIREEPFFIPLYELYLTYGGIFRLIFGPKSFLIVSDPSIAKHILKDNSKAYSKGILAEILNFVMGKGLIPADGEIWRVRRRAIVPALHQKYVAAMIGLFGKATDRLCKKIDVAASDGEDVEMESLFSRLTLDIIGKAVFNYDFDSLTIDNGIVEAVYTVLREAEDRSTAPIPVWEIPIWKDISPKLKKVNAALKLINATLDDLIATCKRMVDEEELQFHEEYMNEQDPSILHFLLASGDEVSSKQLRDDLMTMLIAGHETSAAVLTWTFYLLSKEPSVMAKLQDEVDSVLGDRFPTIEDLKKLRYTTRVINESLRLYPQPPVLIRRSIEEDVIGGYPIKRGEDIFISVWNLHRCPNRWEEAVRFNPERWPLDGPNPNETNQNYSYLPFGGGPRKCVGDMFATFENIVAVAMLVRRFDFQMALGAPPVKMTTGATIHTTEGLKMTVTRRTRPPIVPKLEMPSLEVDSSVNS